The proteins below come from a single Macaca fascicularis isolate 582-1 chromosome 9, T2T-MFA8v1.1 genomic window:
- the ZNF22 gene encoding zinc finger protein 22, translating to MRLAKPKAGISRSSSQGKAYENKRKTGRPRQKWGMTIRFDSSLSRLRRSLDDKPYKCTECEKSFSQSSTLFQHQKIHTGKKSHKCADCGKSFFQSSNLIQHRRIHTGEKPYKCDECGESFKQSSNLIQHQRIHTGEKPYQCDECGRCFSQSSHLIQHQRTHTGEKPYQCSECGKCFSQSSHLRQHMKVHKEEKPRKTRGKNIRVKTHLPSWKAGTGRKSVAGLR from the coding sequence ATGAGGTTAGCAAAGCCTAAAGCGGGTATTTCTCGGAGCTCAAGCCAAGGAAAGGCCTATGAGAACAAGCGCAAAACAGGCCGGCCACGGCAGAAGTGGGGCATGACTATTCGATTTGACTCAAGCTTGAGTAGACTCAGAAGAAGCTTGGATGACAAACCCTATAAATGTACTGAATGTGAAAAGAGTTTCAGTCAGAGTTCAACTCTTTTTCAACACCAGAAGATCCATACTGGAAAGAAATCCCATAAATGTGCTGATTGTGGGAAAAGTTTCTTTCAGAGTTCTAATCTCATTCAGCATCGACGGATCCATACTGGGGAAAAGCCCTACAAATGTGATGAGTGTGGAGAAAGCTTTAAACAGAGCTCAAATCTCATTCAGCaccagagaattcatactggagaaaaaccctatcaGTGTGATGAGTGTGGCCGGTGTTTCAGCCAGAGCTCCCACCTTATTCAACATCAGAGAACCCACACCGGGGAGAAACCCTACCAGTGCAGTGAATGTGGCAAATGTTTCAGTCAGAGCTCTCATCTGAGGCAGCACATGAAGGTGCATAAAGAAGAGAAGCCTCGTAAAACCCGGGGCAAAAATATCAGGGTGAAGACTCACTTACCCTCTTGGAAAGCTGGTACAGGAAGGAAGTCTGTGGCTGGTCTCCGTTAA
- the RASSF4 gene encoding ras association domain-containing protein 4 isoform X2 has translation MDAWTAQLPSTDSLGLKSRPHLSLPCFPPVSCPRGCWSLLLGLSSLSLPAAISAPQLSLFRKEPSPQDGNITAQGPSTQPVHKAESSTDSSGPLEEAEEAPQLMRTKSDASCISQRRLKCRAPGEAQRIRRHRFSINGHFYNHKTSVFTPAYGSVTNVRVNSTMTTLQVLTLLLNKFRVEDGPSEFALYIVHESGERTKLKDCEYPLISRILHGPCEKIARMFLMEADLGVEVPHDVAQYIKFEMPVLDSFVEKLKEEEEREIIKLTMKFQALRLTMLQRLEQLVEAK, from the exons ATGGACGCCTGGACGGCCCAACTGCCCTCC ACTGACTCTCTCGGTTTGAAATCCAGGCCTCACCTCAGCCTGCCATGCTTCCCGCCTGTGTCCTGCCCCAGGGGCTGCTGGTCTCTTCTCCTTGGCCTGAGCTCCCTTTCTCTGCCAGCAGCCATCTCAGCACCGCAGTTGTCTCTTTTCAGAAAGGAGCCATCGCCCCAGGACGGGAACATCACAGCCCAGGGGCCAAGCACTCAGCCAGTGCACAAGGCTGAGAGTTCTACAGACAGCTCAG GGCccctggaggaggcagaggaggcccCCCAGCTGATGCGGACCAAGAGCGACGCCAGCTGCATAAGCCAGAGGAGGCTCAAATGCCGTGCCCCCGGTGAGGCCCAGCGCATCCGGCGACACCGGTTCTCTATCAATGGCCACTTCTACAATCATAAG ACCTCCGTGTTTACTCCGGCCTATGGGTCCGTGACCAATGTGAGGGTCAACAGCACCATGACAACCCTGCAGGTGCTCACCCTGCTGCTGAACAAATTTAGG GTGGAAGACGGCCCCAGTGAGTTCGCACTCTACATCGTTCATGAGTCTGGGG AGCGGACAAAATTAAAAGACTGCGAGTACCCACTGATTTCCAGAATCCTGCATGGGCCGTGTGAGAAGATCGCCAGGATGTTCCTGATGGAAGCTGACTTGGGCGTGGAAGTCCCCCATGAC GTCGCTCAGTACATTAAGTTTGAAATGCCGGTGCTGGACAGTTttgttgaaaaattaaaagaagaggaagaaagagaaataatcaaaCTGACCATGAA GTTCCAAGCCCTGCGTCTGACGATGCTGCAGCGCCTGGAGCAGCTGGTGGAGGCCAAGTAA